In the genome of Segatella copri, one region contains:
- a CDS encoding coproporphyrinogen-III oxidase family protein, with protein MAGLYIHIPFCESRCIYCGFYSTTSLKMRDAYVDALCREMELRPIPKALGDGENIETIYLGGGTPSQLTGDQLIRLFDAIRQNYLQSGFPGNARKEEFFAQEGEETYLPEMEITMECNPDDVTEEFCETLKLLPVNRVSMGAQTFSDHRLRFLHRRHNAAEVKTAVERLRGIGIRNISIDLMFGFPKETLADWQSDITATINLGVEHISAYSLMYEEGTTLYRMLEQGKIEEIDEETSRQMYEQLISQLTEAGYEHYEISNFARPGKRSRHNSSYWHEIPYIGIGAAAHSYKRNGKAMRSWNVDDISEYISRINQGELPSESETLDLNTRYNDLITTALRTSDGIDIEKTRQEFGTELAGKMMQEAEKHIMRGLMKIEDGRLSLTHQGLYISDDVMSDFMIV; from the coding sequence ATGGCAGGTTTATACATACATATCCCCTTCTGCGAAAGCCGCTGCATCTACTGCGGCTTTTACAGCACCACATCGCTCAAAATGAGAGATGCTTACGTGGACGCACTCTGCAGAGAGATGGAACTGCGCCCCATCCCGAAGGCACTGGGCGACGGTGAAAACATCGAAACCATCTATCTGGGAGGCGGCACTCCAAGCCAGCTGACCGGAGACCAGCTCATCCGCCTCTTCGATGCCATCAGGCAGAACTATCTTCAAAGCGGATTCCCAGGTAACGCCAGGAAGGAAGAGTTTTTTGCTCAAGAAGGAGAAGAAACTTACTTACCAGAGATGGAAATCACCATGGAGTGCAATCCCGACGACGTGACCGAGGAATTCTGCGAAACCCTGAAGCTGCTGCCCGTGAACCGGGTGAGCATGGGTGCGCAGACCTTCTCAGACCATCGCCTCCGCTTTCTTCATCGTCGCCACAATGCTGCCGAGGTGAAGACTGCCGTAGAAAGGCTTCGCGGCATCGGCATCCGCAACATCAGCATCGACCTGATGTTCGGTTTCCCCAAAGAAACCCTAGCCGACTGGCAGAGCGACATCACAGCAACCATCAATCTGGGCGTGGAGCATATTTCAGCCTACAGTCTGATGTATGAAGAGGGAACCACCCTCTACAGAATGCTGGAGCAAGGGAAAATAGAGGAAATAGACGAGGAGACCAGCCGCCAGATGTACGAGCAGCTTATCAGTCAGCTGACCGAAGCCGGCTACGAGCACTACGAAATCAGCAACTTTGCCCGTCCCGGCAAGCGGTCACGCCACAACAGCAGCTACTGGCACGAGATACCTTACATCGGAATAGGTGCGGCTGCCCATTCCTACAAGCGGAACGGCAAAGCCATGAGAAGCTGGAACGTAGACGACATCAGTGAATATATCTCCCGAATCAACCAAGGCGAACTGCCATCGGAAAGCGAGACACTCGACCTCAACACCCGATACAACGACCTCATTACCACTGCATTGCGAACAAGCGACGGCATCGACATCGAGAAGACGAGACAGGAATTCGGAACAGAACTTGCCGGAAAAATGATGCAGGAAGCAGAGAAGCATATAATGCGTGGACTGATGAAGATAGAAGACGGAAGGCTATCGCTCACCCATCAGGGTCTCTATATATCAGACGACGTGATGAGCGACTTCATGATAGTATAA